Proteins from one Microbacterium faecale genomic window:
- a CDS encoding ERF family protein, with translation MTEKHESIAAALAAFQADLPKVGKNSTNPHFKSKYASLEDITAAVLPALGKVGLAWAAIPMTTEAGFVLRCRLMHTSGELIEGDYPVAMGQPQQVGSALTYARRYALCAVTGVAPDEDDDGNAAQSAGAPKVKPAPEGWRAQIAGAGSVDMLTSIYQEAQRGGWLSDDVMQALNARKTAVIAEQPS, from the coding sequence ATGACGGAGAAGCACGAAAGCATTGCGGCGGCACTGGCCGCGTTCCAGGCCGACCTGCCGAAGGTGGGGAAGAACAGCACCAACCCGCATTTCAAGAGCAAGTACGCGAGCCTGGAGGACATCACAGCCGCGGTGCTCCCCGCCCTCGGGAAGGTGGGGCTCGCATGGGCCGCGATCCCGATGACCACGGAGGCAGGCTTCGTCCTCCGGTGCAGGCTCATGCACACGTCGGGCGAGCTCATCGAGGGTGACTACCCGGTGGCGATGGGCCAGCCGCAACAGGTGGGGTCGGCACTCACGTACGCGCGTCGGTACGCACTGTGCGCCGTGACGGGTGTCGCACCGGATGAGGACGACGACGGCAACGCGGCACAGTCTGCTGGTGCGCCGAAGGTGAAGCCCGCACCTGAGGGGTGGCGGGCGCAGATCGCCGGTGCAGGGTCCGTGGACATGCTCACGTCGATCTACCAGGAGGCGCAGCGGGGTGGCTGGCTGTCGGATGACGTGATGCAGGCGCTCAACGCGCGCAAGACGGCGGTCATCGCGGAGCAGCCGTCGTGA
- a CDS encoding YqaJ viral recombinase family protein: protein MILETQTREEWLTARRGYVTATDIARLANGGPVTWAQVRAEKGAGLQSFPGNRYTEYGREREPFIVDLLTFLYDVAPNDQVHVLDGTQWAATPDAISPTRTGEVKTSVRPLGTDAGELRGLKTAYYDQVQWAMLAADRGECAFAWELNDNFTPGPGAQFLIPRDEDRIGELIPIADEFLTYLADGDAPGEWDDLLAEAAQVAAEKAEVAAREADVQARIRERAGDEDLAVKSPLGSISLAYPRPRRTFDQKRFQADHPDLAAEYMTETAPTKRTLRITPKG, encoded by the coding sequence ATGATCCTCGAGACTCAGACCCGCGAGGAGTGGCTGACGGCCCGCCGCGGGTACGTCACCGCCACCGACATCGCGCGCCTCGCGAATGGTGGTCCGGTGACGTGGGCTCAGGTGCGAGCCGAGAAGGGGGCCGGGCTGCAGTCCTTCCCTGGCAACCGCTACACGGAGTACGGGCGTGAGCGCGAGCCGTTCATCGTCGATCTGCTCACATTCCTGTACGACGTGGCACCGAATGACCAGGTGCACGTTCTGGACGGCACCCAGTGGGCGGCGACACCGGATGCGATCAGTCCCACCCGGACGGGTGAGGTGAAGACGAGTGTGCGACCACTCGGTACGGATGCGGGCGAGCTGCGGGGGCTCAAGACCGCGTACTACGACCAGGTGCAGTGGGCGATGCTCGCCGCCGACCGGGGTGAGTGCGCGTTCGCGTGGGAGCTCAACGACAACTTCACGCCTGGCCCCGGTGCACAGTTTCTCATCCCCCGCGACGAGGACCGCATCGGGGAGCTCATCCCCATCGCGGATGAGTTCCTCACCTACCTCGCGGACGGCGATGCGCCGGGTGAGTGGGATGACCTCCTTGCGGAGGCGGCACAGGTGGCGGCGGAGAAGGCGGAGGTGGCGGCACGCGAAGCAGACGTGCAGGCGCGCATCCGAGAGCGGGCGGGCGATGAGGACCTGGCGGTGAAGTCCCCGCTGGGGTCCATCAGTCTCGCCTACCCGCGTCCTCGCCGGACGTTCGACCAGAAGCGCTTCCAGGCGGATCATCCCGACCTGGCGGCCGAGTACATGACGGAGACCGCGCCGACGAAGCGCACTCTGCGGATCACACCGAAGGGCTGA
- a CDS encoding DNA methyltransferase translates to MSALMSPAFLDHPAVDYEQFVREKVAFDKTFGFPVHADDLAPVLLPHQRDIVQWALRGGRRAIFAKFGLGKSVMQLETLRQVITHPASEVAGGRALIIAPLGVRGEFIRDGRNLLGIEVRFVRRTEELDPEWSGIYVTNYESVRDGKLNVSRFDAVSLDEASVLRSFGSKTYQEFLGLFDGLPYRFVATATPSPNRHKELIHYAGFLGIMDTGQALTRFFQRDSSKAGNLRLYPHKEREFWLWLNTWACFVQTPSDLGHSDAGYDLPALTIDWHKVEVEVQSNDVERDGQGVLVRGGTMSLQGAAREKRDTLDDRVAALMAIVSDHTAANPGDQIILWCDLNDEQAAIEKALTAGGLSFSSVHGGLDDVEAERRIQAWRDGETYALVGKPVMLGQGMNLQQANTAVFVGVTYKFNDTIQAVHRIQRFGQARACTVHLIWAETESEIRDTLLAKWTEHDELTDTMSNVIREFGLNPDAISAALTRSMGVERREESGEAWTVAHNDCVLETRDHMADDSVDLIVTSIPFSNHYEYTPSYNDFGHTDGNDHFWRQMDYLTPNLLRVLKPGRIYACHVKDRIQFGNVTGAGIPTVSPFHAEALAHGLKHGFDYMGMITITTDVVRENNQTYRLGYTEMRKDGSKMGVGSPEYVLLFHKPQSDRAKGYADERIVKEKDDYSLARWQIDAAADWRSSGDRLLTPEEMVALSPEMRSRLFKQQSRANVYDFDAHVATGEALESKRALPSTFKSLDPGSWRGDVWDDVNRMLTLNGEQSRRALEFHICPLQFDIVDRLIERYSNKGELVFDPFGGLGTVPLRARKLGRQGRAAELNPTSFRDAVMYQRELDAEQATPSLFDLLDTEDAA, encoded by the coding sequence ATGAGCGCTCTCATGTCGCCGGCGTTCCTCGACCACCCGGCCGTGGACTACGAGCAGTTCGTGCGCGAGAAGGTCGCGTTCGACAAGACCTTCGGCTTCCCCGTCCACGCTGACGACCTCGCACCCGTGTTGCTTCCGCATCAGCGCGACATTGTGCAGTGGGCGCTGCGAGGCGGACGGCGCGCGATCTTCGCGAAGTTCGGTCTAGGCAAGTCCGTCATGCAGTTGGAGACGCTCCGGCAAGTCATCACGCACCCGGCGTCCGAGGTCGCGGGCGGGCGGGCTCTGATCATCGCGCCGCTCGGCGTGAGAGGCGAGTTCATCCGCGACGGCCGGAACCTCCTCGGCATCGAGGTGCGTTTCGTTCGTCGGACGGAGGAGCTCGACCCGGAATGGTCCGGCATCTACGTCACGAACTACGAGTCGGTGCGTGACGGGAAACTCAACGTCTCCCGCTTCGACGCGGTGAGCCTCGATGAGGCGTCCGTGCTCAGGTCGTTCGGGTCGAAGACGTACCAGGAGTTCCTCGGCTTGTTCGATGGACTCCCGTACCGCTTCGTTGCCACGGCGACACCGTCACCGAACCGGCACAAGGAACTCATCCACTACGCCGGGTTCCTGGGGATCATGGACACCGGCCAGGCGCTCACGCGGTTCTTCCAGCGCGACAGTTCGAAGGCCGGGAACCTCCGCCTCTACCCGCACAAGGAACGCGAGTTCTGGCTGTGGCTGAACACGTGGGCGTGCTTCGTGCAGACGCCTTCCGACCTTGGCCACTCGGATGCCGGCTACGACCTGCCCGCGCTCACGATCGACTGGCACAAGGTCGAAGTCGAGGTGCAGTCCAACGACGTCGAGCGGGACGGTCAGGGCGTCCTCGTACGGGGCGGCACGATGTCGCTGCAGGGCGCGGCGCGCGAGAAGCGCGACACCCTCGACGACAGGGTCGCCGCGCTCATGGCGATCGTCTCCGACCACACCGCCGCGAATCCGGGCGATCAGATCATCCTTTGGTGCGACCTGAATGACGAGCAGGCCGCGATCGAGAAGGCACTCACCGCTGGTGGCCTGTCGTTCTCGTCGGTGCACGGTGGCCTTGACGATGTGGAAGCGGAGCGCCGGATCCAGGCGTGGCGCGACGGGGAAACGTACGCGCTGGTCGGTAAGCCGGTGATGCTCGGTCAGGGCATGAACTTGCAGCAGGCGAACACGGCCGTCTTCGTCGGCGTGACGTACAAGTTCAACGACACGATCCAGGCAGTCCACCGCATCCAGAGGTTCGGGCAGGCGCGGGCGTGCACGGTGCACCTCATTTGGGCGGAGACCGAGAGCGAGATTCGGGACACGCTGCTGGCGAAGTGGACGGAGCACGATGAGCTCACCGACACCATGTCGAACGTCATCCGTGAGTTCGGCCTCAACCCGGATGCGATCAGCGCCGCGCTCACCCGCTCGATGGGCGTGGAGCGCCGCGAGGAGTCGGGCGAGGCGTGGACGGTCGCTCACAACGATTGCGTACTCGAAACCCGTGACCACATGGCCGATGACTCTGTCGACCTGATCGTGACGTCGATCCCGTTCTCGAACCACTACGAGTACACGCCGTCGTACAACGACTTCGGCCACACGGACGGCAACGATCACTTCTGGCGACAGATGGACTACCTCACGCCGAACCTCCTCAGAGTGTTGAAGCCGGGGCGGATCTACGCGTGCCACGTGAAGGACCGGATCCAGTTCGGCAACGTCACCGGTGCGGGCATCCCCACAGTCTCTCCGTTCCATGCGGAGGCGCTCGCTCACGGGTTGAAGCACGGCTTCGACTACATGGGGATGATCACGATCACCACCGACGTCGTGCGGGAGAACAACCAGACGTATCGCCTCGGCTACACGGAGATGCGGAAGGACGGCTCGAAGATGGGCGTCGGTTCGCCCGAGTACGTCCTCTTGTTCCACAAGCCGCAGTCGGACCGCGCGAAGGGGTATGCGGACGAGCGGATCGTGAAGGAGAAGGATGACTACTCCCTCGCGCGTTGGCAGATCGACGCCGCCGCCGACTGGCGGTCCAGCGGTGACCGGCTCCTCACACCCGAAGAGATGGTCGCCCTGTCGCCTGAGATGCGGTCGCGCCTGTTCAAGCAGCAGTCGCGCGCCAACGTCTACGACTTCGACGCTCACGTAGCGACGGGTGAGGCGTTGGAATCTAAGCGGGCGCTCCCGTCGACGTTCAAGTCCCTCGATCCGGGATCGTGGCGCGGCGACGTGTGGGACGACGTCAACCGGATGCTCACCCTCAACGGTGAGCAGTCCCGGCGGGCACTCGAATTCCACATCTGCCCGCTGCAGTTCGACATCGTAGACCGGCTCATCGAGCGCTATTCGAACAAGGGCGAGCTCGTGTTCGATCCGTTCGGTGGGCTCGGCACGGTCCCGCTCCGGGCGCGGAAGTTGGGGCGTCAGGGGCGTGCGGCGGAGTTGAACCCGACGTCGTTCCGCGACGCCGTCATGTATCAGCGCGAGTTGGATGCGGAGCAGGCGACGCCGTCGCTGTTCGACCTCCTCGATACGGAGGACGCGGCATGA
- a CDS encoding helix-turn-helix domain-containing protein, producing MHPAERPRGRTPVPDAPREGNTVKEWVTVKEAAALIGRHHSRIYRWIDDGRLATRTDANGITCVLAKAVVRIEPTVKRGRPRGSVSKR from the coding sequence GTGCATCCTGCCGAGCGGCCACGAGGGCGAACACCTGTGCCCGATGCGCCGCGAGAGGGGAACACCGTGAAGGAATGGGTCACCGTCAAGGAAGCCGCGGCGCTAATCGGCCGACACCATTCGCGAATTTATCGGTGGATCGACGACGGCCGCCTTGCAACACGCACTGATGCCAACGGCATCACGTGTGTCCTGGCGAAAGCCGTCGTTCGCATCGAACCCACCGTCAAACGCGGAAGACCGCGCGGGTCTGTCTCGAAACGTTGA
- a CDS encoding single-stranded DNA-binding protein, whose protein sequence is MAGETVITVVGNLTADPELRYTQSGIPVANFTVASTPRTFDKQSGEWKDGEALFMRCSAWRDFAEHVAGSLTKGMRVIAQGNLRQRNYETREGERRTSIELDVQEIGPSLRYATAQVTRAQSGQRIGQAATPAPEPSAWEGNKWDPQNAPQAPAEQWAAQPIPDADETPF, encoded by the coding sequence ATGGCTGGCGAAACAGTAATCACGGTGGTTGGGAATCTGACGGCGGATCCGGAGCTTAGGTACACGCAGTCGGGTATCCCGGTCGCGAACTTCACGGTCGCGTCGACACCGAGGACGTTCGATAAGCAGTCGGGCGAGTGGAAGGACGGCGAGGCGCTGTTCATGCGCTGCAGTGCGTGGCGCGACTTCGCGGAGCACGTCGCCGGGTCCCTGACGAAGGGCATGCGCGTGATCGCGCAGGGCAACCTGCGCCAGCGGAACTACGAGACGCGCGAAGGCGAGCGACGCACGTCGATCGAGTTGGACGTGCAGGAGATCGGCCCGTCACTCCGGTACGCGACGGCGCAGGTCACACGCGCGCAAAGCGGACAGAGAATAGGGCAGGCGGCAACTCCCGCACCGGAACCGTCCGCATGGGAAGGGAACAAGTGGGACCCGCAGAACGCCCCGCAGGCGCCCGCTGAGCAGTGGGCGGCGCAGCCGATCCCCGACGCCGACGAGACCCCTTTCTGA
- a CDS encoding major capsid protein — translation MPVSLAEAKNNVQEDLDVAVIDEFRKESAILDTLIFDDAVNPSGGGATLDYGYRRLVTQADADFRAINSEYAPAEVESQKYSVTLAPLGGSFRVDRVLAKLGPAASGAVTLNLQQKIKATRTRFQDEVINGDTAVDADGFDGLDKALTGSDTEMDAAAAGDWLDLDTDDRASFKALDLVDEFLALLDGTPTVLVANKKALARVRAIVRRSGMYVRDAVEGLVGANGRPINRESYGGITLVDAGEKAGSNDAIIPIAEDGTTSIYAYRVGLDGFHGVSTAGGQLVQTWMPDFTTSGAVKTGEVELGPVGIALKATKAAAVLRGVKVAAG, via the coding sequence ATGCCTGTTTCCCTCGCAGAAGCGAAGAACAACGTTCAGGAGGATCTGGACGTCGCAGTCATCGACGAGTTCCGCAAGGAGTCGGCGATCCTCGACACCCTGATCTTCGATGACGCCGTCAACCCCAGCGGTGGCGGCGCGACTCTCGACTACGGATACCGTCGTCTCGTCACGCAGGCGGACGCGGACTTCCGTGCGATCAACAGCGAGTACGCGCCCGCTGAGGTCGAGTCGCAGAAGTACTCGGTGACGCTCGCGCCGCTCGGTGGCTCGTTCCGCGTCGACCGTGTCCTCGCGAAGCTCGGCCCCGCAGCGTCGGGCGCGGTGACGCTGAACCTTCAGCAGAAGATCAAGGCGACCCGCACTCGCTTCCAGGACGAGGTCATCAACGGTGACACGGCTGTCGACGCGGACGGATTCGACGGGCTCGACAAGGCCCTCACCGGGTCCGACACGGAGATGGACGCGGCCGCGGCGGGCGACTGGCTCGACCTCGACACCGACGACCGCGCCAGCTTCAAGGCGCTCGACCTCGTGGACGAGTTCCTGGCGCTGCTCGACGGCACCCCGACGGTGCTCGTCGCGAACAAGAAGGCTCTCGCGCGTGTGCGTGCGATCGTGCGCCGTTCGGGTATGTACGTGCGCGACGCCGTCGAGGGCCTGGTCGGCGCGAACGGCCGCCCGATCAACCGCGAGTCGTACGGCGGCATCACGCTCGTCGACGCGGGCGAGAAGGCCGGCTCGAACGACGCGATCATCCCCATCGCGGAGGACGGCACCACGTCGATCTACGCGTACCGCGTGGGCCTCGACGGCTTCCACGGCGTCTCCACGGCGGGCGGGCAGCTCGTTCAGACCTGGATGCCGGACTTCACCACCTCCGGTGCTGTGAAGACCGGTGAGGTCGAGCTCGGGCCGGTCGGCATCGCCCTCAAGGCGACGAAGGCCGCCGCGGTGCTCCGTGGCGTCAAGGTCGCAGCGGGATAA
- a CDS encoding helix-turn-helix domain-containing protein, whose translation MARQTEAPGVALRSLRQMSGMTLKEVAFAADTSISYLSKVERGEFAPSQEYVAKVAFVISRSMLPAPVKAKAA comes from the coding sequence ATGGCACGACAAACAGAAGCACCGGGCGTAGCGCTCCGCTCGCTTCGGCAGATGTCGGGAATGACGCTCAAGGAAGTCGCATTCGCGGCTGACACGTCGATCTCTTACCTGTCGAAGGTCGAGCGTGGCGAGTTCGCCCCGTCCCAGGAGTACGTGGCGAAGGTCGCGTTCGTGATTTCTCGGAGCATGCTCCCTGCACCAGTGAAGGCGAAGGCGGCATGA
- a CDS encoding phage minor capsid protein: MAVFVPNPERESVEELIEALSRELATRYRDVEDELIREVAKRAQRDFRLAAQITADPSDLTLRGRRRQNEILARLAIQRAESVRELQARAVALVDRLRNEDLARQVLELAATEGEAAAAARLRFAGPQPVVTGTASQAVASVVLSLESQLEILNQRLTRYPQDAYQRVVSLYTPGTLLGESTARVQQARTVQRFLADGVTGFTDRGGRRWTVGAYAEMAGRTTVNRAFNDAGIWRMSQSGIHLVTVVRGLDSCEACAAWAGAILSTDGTPAGPMILPHATQQGGVAVQVAGTVDDARNAGWNHPNCRCRLVAYMPGLTVPQGDTTYDEAAEKERARQRLLERRIRAAKRREVSSMTDTDYARARDDVREVQGDMRDFIRETGRRRDSYREQLGFSGT, translated from the coding sequence GTGGCCGTCTTCGTTCCGAACCCTGAGCGTGAGTCCGTCGAGGAGCTCATCGAGGCTCTATCGCGTGAGCTCGCGACCCGGTATCGGGATGTGGAGGATGAGCTGATCCGTGAGGTCGCGAAGCGCGCCCAGCGTGACTTCCGCCTCGCGGCTCAGATCACGGCGGACCCGTCTGATCTGACTCTGCGGGGTCGTCGCCGGCAGAACGAGATCCTCGCTCGTCTCGCGATCCAACGTGCCGAATCGGTACGGGAATTGCAGGCACGCGCGGTCGCGCTCGTTGACCGTCTCCGGAACGAGGACCTCGCTCGGCAGGTGCTCGAGCTCGCAGCGACGGAGGGTGAAGCGGCCGCCGCTGCACGGCTCCGGTTCGCTGGACCGCAGCCGGTGGTCACGGGCACCGCGTCGCAGGCCGTCGCGTCTGTCGTCCTGTCGCTCGAGTCCCAGCTCGAGATCCTGAACCAGCGACTCACCCGTTACCCGCAGGACGCGTACCAGCGGGTCGTGTCGCTCTACACCCCCGGCACGCTCCTGGGCGAGTCGACAGCGCGGGTGCAGCAGGCACGCACGGTGCAACGGTTCCTCGCAGACGGCGTGACCGGGTTCACGGATCGTGGCGGGCGACGCTGGACCGTCGGCGCATACGCGGAGATGGCCGGCCGTACGACAGTGAACCGCGCGTTCAACGACGCGGGCATCTGGCGGATGTCGCAGTCGGGCATCCACCTGGTGACGGTCGTGCGCGGTCTCGACTCGTGCGAAGCATGCGCGGCGTGGGCGGGAGCGATCCTCTCCACGGACGGGACGCCGGCGGGCCCGATGATCCTCCCGCACGCTACCCAGCAGGGTGGCGTGGCGGTGCAGGTCGCGGGCACGGTGGACGACGCCCGCAACGCCGGCTGGAATCATCCGAATTGTCGCTGTCGTCTGGTGGCGTATATGCCGGGTCTCACGGTCCCGCAGGGCGATACGACGTACGACGAGGCCGCGGAGAAGGAACGTGCTCGCCAGCGGTTGCTCGAGCGCAGGATCCGCGCGGCGAAGCGCCGCGAGGTGTCGTCGATGACGGACACGGACTATGCGCGGGCTCGTGATGATGTGCGTGAAGTGCAGGGCGACATGCGGGACTTCATCCGCGAGACCGGTCGACGCCGCGACTCGTACCGCGAACAGCTCGGATTCTCGGGCACCTGA
- a CDS encoding helix-turn-helix transcriptional regulator — MSKNDAPRMTTAERTALSRQVKRVRQDREMTQAELAEAANVSRQTLSDIENGSRVPQDAVLRRIMGVLGIDLPGSDQSDDTRMWLGLIGGVLEAMPPENRPRAGKAALDAATAELLSSVSGGSKDREPKQDDFRRAAHSRSEDRGEDHDSI; from the coding sequence ATGTCCAAAAATGATGCGCCGCGTATGACTACCGCGGAGCGCACAGCGCTCAGCCGTCAGGTCAAACGTGTTCGCCAGGACCGTGAGATGACGCAAGCTGAACTTGCCGAAGCCGCAAACGTGTCGCGCCAGACGCTCTCCGACATCGAGAACGGAAGTCGCGTACCCCAAGACGCCGTCCTCCGGCGCATCATGGGCGTGCTTGGAATCGATCTCCCCGGAAGCGATCAGTCTGATGACACACGCATGTGGCTCGGATTGATCGGCGGAGTCCTCGAAGCGATGCCTCCCGAAAACCGACCTCGCGCAGGCAAAGCGGCGCTGGACGCCGCCACGGCTGAACTGTTGTCGTCTGTCAGTGGTGGCAGCAAGGATCGTGAACCTAAACAAGACGACTTTCGCCGCGCCGCTCACAGTCGATCGGAAGACCGTGGCGAGGACCACGACAGCATCTAG
- a CDS encoding PBSX family phage terminase large subunit translates to MNLSEIERLVSKAQILSLVDATKRKLALWYGSVSAGKTIISLWAFILAVRVAPRNGLILIVGRSLQTIYQNIFVPFQDVNIFGSRISNQIHYTPGATSATILGREVLLVGASDAKAVGRIQGATVGLAYVDEAALMPEEFWNMLVSRLRVEGARLLATMNPASMNHWIRKKWILQADAKNLVSFHFTMEDNPTLSEEYKRDMRASYSGVFFDRMIRGEWTNAAGAVYPMWDPARHVIPWDAMPPLQDVYGIGMDYGTTNATTGLLLGLTDEYKDGKPKPRLILMDEWGYDSKESGIRLTDAELSKRFRTWLPKEHTPFPTMLKPRFIFLDPAAASFRTQLHNDLRGTGLSPWPADNSVLAGIATIGNALDNDQFIVTDRCKGWQSEVTEYRWDEKATEHGDDAVIKEDDHYLDGGRYVTHSTKPYWQPILT, encoded by the coding sequence ATGAACCTGTCGGAGATTGAACGGCTCGTCTCGAAGGCTCAGATCCTCTCCCTCGTGGACGCGACCAAGCGGAAGCTCGCGCTCTGGTACGGGTCCGTGTCGGCGGGGAAGACGATCATCAGCCTGTGGGCGTTCATCCTCGCCGTGAGGGTCGCGCCACGTAACGGCCTGATCCTCATCGTCGGACGCAGCCTGCAGACGATCTACCAGAACATTTTCGTGCCGTTCCAGGACGTGAACATCTTCGGGTCGCGGATCTCGAACCAGATCCACTACACACCGGGCGCGACGTCGGCGACGATCCTCGGCCGTGAAGTGCTCCTCGTCGGAGCTTCCGATGCGAAGGCTGTCGGCAGGATCCAGGGCGCGACGGTCGGGCTCGCGTACGTCGATGAGGCGGCGCTGATGCCGGAAGAGTTCTGGAACATGCTCGTGTCCCGTCTCCGCGTCGAGGGCGCGAGGCTCTTGGCGACGATGAACCCCGCGTCGATGAATCACTGGATCCGGAAGAAGTGGATCCTGCAGGCCGACGCGAAGAACCTCGTGAGCTTCCACTTCACGATGGAGGACAACCCGACCCTGTCGGAGGAGTACAAGCGCGACATGCGCGCCTCCTACTCGGGTGTGTTCTTCGACCGAATGATCCGCGGCGAGTGGACGAACGCCGCCGGCGCTGTCTACCCCATGTGGGACCCAGCCCGTCACGTCATCCCGTGGGACGCGATGCCGCCCCTACAGGACGTATACGGCATCGGAATGGACTACGGCACGACGAACGCCACCACGGGCCTGCTGCTCGGCCTCACGGACGAGTACAAGGACGGGAAGCCGAAGCCGCGTCTGATCCTCATGGACGAGTGGGGTTACGACTCGAAAGAGTCCGGCATCCGCCTCACCGACGCCGAGCTCTCGAAACGGTTCCGGACGTGGCTACCGAAGGAACACACACCGTTCCCGACGATGCTCAAGCCCCGGTTCATCTTCCTCGACCCCGCCGCCGCATCGTTCCGCACACAACTGCACAACGACCTCCGCGGCACGGGCCTCTCACCGTGGCCCGCCGACAACAGCGTCCTCGCCGGGATCGCGACGATCGGCAACGCACTCGACAACGACCAGTTCATCGTCACCGACCGGTGCAAAGGCTGGCAGTCCGAAGTCACCGAATACCGGTGGGACGAGAAAGCCACCGAGCACGGCGACGACGCAGTGATCAAGGAAGACGACCACTACCTCGACGGCGGCCGGTACGTCACACATTCGACGAAACCGTACTGGCAACCGATCTTGACCTGA
- a CDS encoding capsid protein: MPIPSPNTSWPPAPWDVAYRQYEINDAWLTGDTDSLAKIYGRGERGTHTRRGQEMRGGLVGAASRMFWGRPVPAAENRARLHVPAPADLATLASDQVFSEGMEVGADGAPEKTKARLDLIANSDEALETFSTMGELKSAFGATALVSRWDEAVADHVWLEASAADVTIPTFRSGRLVELTLWTEYRDLNIVWRHLEHHGIGYIEHALFQGTDDNLGRRVPLEDRPETAVYADLVNADSIIETGIDRLTASWNPNLTAQQWRKAGVLAHAGRSDFHQLLPLFDALDETFSSWIRDLRLGAGRILVPEAALDTMGPGQGGAFDMGREVFAGLNMPGDPSKVAFDQVQFAIRVEEHEKTMLAIYKEILRKAGFAPSAWGDYSGGAQMTATEVQDRKSASERTRDKKILRDRAAIAQQSAVALELDGILFPGKGGERLDALPVVTFPDVSQEDPLQLAQTLSYLDTAGAISTEQKVRRANPEWDDQQVKDEVTAIRSERAVADPAMFTGLGEE; the protein is encoded by the coding sequence ATGCCGATCCCCTCACCGAACACGAGTTGGCCGCCCGCACCGTGGGACGTCGCGTACCGGCAGTACGAGATCAACGACGCGTGGCTGACCGGTGACACCGATTCCCTCGCGAAGATCTACGGACGCGGCGAGCGCGGCACGCACACCCGCCGTGGGCAGGAGATGCGGGGCGGGCTCGTTGGTGCCGCATCACGCATGTTCTGGGGCCGGCCTGTTCCTGCTGCCGAGAATCGTGCTCGTCTTCACGTGCCGGCGCCCGCGGATCTTGCGACGCTCGCATCCGATCAGGTGTTCTCGGAAGGCATGGAGGTCGGAGCGGACGGTGCTCCTGAGAAGACGAAGGCTCGTCTCGATCTGATTGCGAACAGTGATGAGGCACTCGAGACGTTCTCCACCATGGGTGAACTCAAGTCCGCATTCGGCGCGACAGCGCTCGTGTCCCGTTGGGACGAAGCCGTCGCCGATCACGTGTGGCTGGAAGCATCCGCCGCGGACGTCACGATCCCCACATTCCGGTCCGGGCGTCTCGTGGAACTCACCCTCTGGACCGAGTACCGCGACCTGAACATCGTGTGGCGGCACCTCGAGCATCACGGGATCGGCTACATCGAGCACGCCCTGTTCCAGGGCACGGACGACAATCTCGGGCGTCGCGTCCCGCTCGAGGATCGGCCCGAGACGGCCGTCTATGCGGATCTCGTGAACGCGGATTCGATCATCGAGACCGGCATCGATCGCCTCACCGCGTCGTGGAACCCGAACCTCACCGCGCAACAGTGGCGGAAGGCTGGCGTCCTCGCACACGCGGGCCGGTCCGACTTCCACCAACTGCTCCCTCTGTTCGATGCGCTCGATGAGACGTTCTCGTCGTGGATCCGTGACCTGCGTCTCGGCGCGGGCCGCATCCTCGTCCCCGAAGCGGCCCTCGACACGATGGGCCCGGGGCAGGGTGGCGCGTTCGACATGGGCCGTGAAGTGTTCGCAGGCCTGAACATGCCTGGTGACCCGTCGAAGGTCGCATTTGATCAGGTGCAGTTCGCGATCCGTGTGGAAGAGCACGAGAAGACGATGCTCGCGATCTACAAGGAGATCCTCCGCAAGGCCGGGTTCGCTCCGTCCGCGTGGGGCGACTACTCGGGTGGCGCGCAGATGACCGCCACGGAGGTGCAGGATCGCAAGTCGGCCTCGGAGCGGACGCGGGACAAGAAGATCCTCCGCGACCGGGCAGCGATCGCCCAGCAGTCGGCGGTCGCTCTCGAGCTCGACGGGATCCTCTTCCCCGGCAAGGGTGGCGAACGGCTCGATGCTCTCCCTGTGGTGACGTTCCCGGACGTGTCGCAGGAGGATCCGCTGCAACTCGCGCAGACGCTCTCCTACCTGGATACGGCGGGCGCGATCTCGACGGAGCAGAAGGTGCGCCGCGCGAACCCCGAATGGGATGACCAGCAGGTGAAGGACGAGGTCACCGCGATCCGTAGCGAACGTGCTGTCGCGGATCCGGCGATGTTCACGGGCCTCGGCGAGGAGTAA